The Xylophilus rhododendri region TGAGCAAGGAAGTCGATTCGGTCGCCGGCATCGCCATGTCGCGCCGCGCCGCGGCCAAGGGCGTGGTCTACACCACCGCCGACGGTGACCAGCCGGCCAACCTGATCGGCTGGGTGAGCTGGGCGCGCACCCTGAACCTGGAGATCGTGGCCGCCGGCAAGTCCAGCGAATACGACCTGGTGTTCGACCCCGCCACCGGCGACATCACCCAGCTCGACACCACCTTCGCCTGCCCCGCCATGGGCGCGCTGATGACGCTGGGCGCCGACGTGCCCGCCACCGTGGCGGCGCGCCGCGCGGCGCTGGCCGGCCGCAAGACCTCGGCCACCGCCGACTACTGTGAGATGTCGGTGGTCGCCACCAACACCGGCCTGGTGCCGGACGTGGAACTGCTGCACTACCCCATCGCCCGCACCGCCGAGCTGGCCGACATCTACGCCCTGAAGGAAGACGGCGGCCTGCTGGGCCGCAGCGGCGCCATCGAGGTGTTCAACGTGCTGCGCACGCCCGACGAAGCCAGCTTCGCCGGCGGCGTGTTCGTGGTGGTGAAGACCTTCGATTCCGTGACCTGGGAGCTGCTGCGCCAGAAGGGCCATGTGGTCAGCCGCGACGGCAAGTACGCCTGCATGTACCTGCCCTACCACTTCATGGGCATCGAGACGCCGATCAGCCTGCTCAACGCGGTGCTGCAGGGCCGCGCCTCGGGCAGCGACAAGCCGACGCAATGCGCCATCCTGGCCGGCCGCGCCACCGCCGACATTCCCGCCGGCACCGTGCTGAAGATGGGCGGCCACCACCATGACGTGACCGGCGTGCAGGCCGTGCTGCTGCCGCGCACCACGGCGCCGGCCGACGTCGCGCCGCTCTACCTGGCCGCGCACGCCACCACCGCTCGCGACATCCGCGCCGGCGAACTGCTGGTGCTGGGCGATCTCGCCAACGCCGAACCCGAGCTGCTGGCCGCCTGGCAGGCCGGCCTGCAATAAACCGCCGCAGATACGGAGACAACAACAATGCACAGCGACCTGACGACCCTGCTGATGGCGGTCGGTTCCATCGTGGTGCTGATCGTGCTGATCAGCAAATTCAAGCTCAACCCCTTCCTGGCGTTGACGCTGGCGGCCATCGGCCTGGGCCTGGCCAGCGGCGCCACGCCCAACGCGGTGGTGGACGCCTTCGCCAAGGGCGTGGGCGGCGGCCTGAACAAGACCGGCCCGGTGATCGGCCTGGGCACGCTGCTGGGCGGCATCCTGCTGGGCTCCGGCGGCGCGGACCGCATCGCCAACGCCTTCCTGGGCGGCCGGCCGGTGCAGTACGTGCCCTGGGCGATTTGCGCGGCGGCGCTGCTGATCGGCATGCCGCATCTGTTCGACGTGAGTTTCATCATGCTGGCGCCGCTGGTCTACACCGTGGCCAAGCGCACCGGCAGCCACCTGCTCTACGTCGGCCTGCCGCTGGCCGCCGGCCTGTATGTGTCGCACGGCCTGCTGCCGCCCCATCCGGCGCCCACGCTGGCGGTGTCGGCCTATGGCGCCAACACGGGCCTGACCATCCTGTACGGCCTGTTCATCGCGATCCCGACCGCCGTCATCTGCGGCCCGCTCTTCACCAAGTTCGCCGCCCGCTGGTTCGGCCCGGCGCCCGACCTCAATGCCGGCCCGGTCGGCGCCCGCGAGACCAGCGCCGAAGAGCTGGCCCGGGTGTCGCTGCCCGCCTCCATCGTGGCGGTGCTGCTGCCGCCGGCGCTGATGCTCATCGGCACCCTGGGCCTGGCCAACACGGCCAAGGGCACGGGCGCCTGGAACTTCTTCAGCGCGCTGAACAACCCCATCCTGTCGCTGCTGGCGGCCGTCATCTTCGCCTTCTTCGCGCTCGGCCTGCGTTCGGGCTACAGCCTGGAGCAGGTCGGCAAGATGGCCAGCAAGGGCCTGGCGCCGCTGGGCGCCATCCTGCTGATCCTGGGTGCGGGCGGCGGCTTCAAGGAGATGCTGACGCTGATCAAGGTCGATGCGCTGATCACCCACCATGCCTCGGGCTGGCCGGTGAACCCGCTGATCCTGGCCTGGGCGATCGCGGCGCTGCTGCGCATCTGCATCGGCTCGGCCACCGTCGCCACGGTGGCGGCCACCGGCATCGTCGCGCCGCTGGCGCTGGCGCATCCGGGCCTGTCGCCGGAACTGCTGGTGCTGGCCACGGCCTCGGGCGCGGTGATGCTCTCGCATGTGAACGATTCGGGCTTCTGGCTGTTCAAGGAATACTTCCAGCTTTCGGTCGCGCAGACCTTCCGCACCTGGACACTGATGCTGTCGCTGCAGTCCTTCATCGGCCTGGCGGGTGTGCTGCTGATCGAGGCTTTCATCGCTTAGAGAAAAAGGAAACGCAAATGGCTGAATCCAGGCCCGTGCTCGGCTGCATCGCCGACGACTTCACCGGCGCCACCGACCTGGCCAACAACCTGGTGCGCGGCGGCATGCGCACCGTGCAGACCATCGGGGTGCCGGCCGACGCGGCAGCGCGTGTGGATGCGGACGCCATCGTGGTGGCGCTGAAGTCGCGCACCACGGCGCCGGCCGAGGCGGTCGCCGAATCGCTGGCCGCGCTGCAGTGGCTGCGTGCGCAGGGCGTGGAGCAGGTCTACTTCAAGTACTGCTCCACCTTCGACTCCACCGCCGAGGGCAATATCGGCCCGGTGACCGACGCGCTGATGGAGGCGCTGGGCACCGGCTTCACCATCGCCACGCCGGCCTTCCCGGACAACGGGCGCACCGTCTTCAAGGGCCATCTCTTCGTCGGCGACCAGCTGCTGAGCGACAGCGGCATGCGTCACCATCCGCTGACCCCCATGACCGACGCCAACCTGGTGCGGGTGCTGCAGCCGCAGACGCGCCACCCGGTCGGGCTGGTGGCTTACGACGTGGTGGCGCGCGGCGAGGCCGCCGTGCGCGAGCGCTTCGCCGCGCTGCAGGCCGAGGGCGTGAAGATCGCCGTGGTCGATGCCGTCTCCAACCACGACCTGATGACCATAGGCGCGGCCGTCAAGGGCATGCCCCTGGTGACCGCCGGCTCGGGCGTGGCCATCGGCCTGCCGCAGAACTGGCCGGGCTTCGAGGGTGCACAGGGCAGCGCCGACCGCCTGCCGCCCGCCAGCGGCCAGCGCGCCATCGTCTCGGGCAGCTGCTCGCTGGCGACCAATGCGCAGGTGGCGGAATTCCAGAAGGCCGGCGGCGCCAGTTTCGCCATCGACCCGCTGGCGCTGGCCGAAGGCACCGACCTGGTCGGCCAGGCCCTGGCCTGGGCCGGGCGGCAGCTGCAGGAGGGGCCGGTGCTGGTCTATGCCACCGCGGAGCCCGCCGCCGTCAAGCAGGTGCAGGCGCAGCTGGGCGTGGCGCGCGCCGGCGCCATCGTGGAAGAGGCGCTCTCGCACATCGCCCTGGGCCTGGTGGAGCGCGGCGTGCGCCAGCTGGTCGTGGCCGGCGGCGAGACCTCGGGCGCGGTGGTGCAGGAGCTCGGTGTGCAGCAGATGGCCATCGGCCCGCAGATCGACCCCGGCGTGCCCTGGACCGCGGTGCAGTCGCCGGCCTGCCCGGGCGAGACGCTGCATGTGACGCTCAAGTCGGGTAACTTCGGCACTCCCGACTTCTTCACCAAGGCATTCGAGCGACTGGCATGAGCGACAGCAAACTGCGCGAAGAGATCTGCCGTGTCGGCGCCTCCCTGTATGCCCGCGGCTATGTGCATGCCACGGCCGGCAACATCAGCGTGCGCACCGAGGACGGCTACCTGATCACCCCCACCGACGCCTGCCTGGGCGCGCTCGACCCGGCCCGCCTGGCCGCCGTCGATGCCCAGGGCGTGCAGACCTCTGGCGACCGCGCATCGAAGACCCTGGTGCTGCACCGGCGCATCTACGGCGCCGACCCCGGGGCGCATTGCGTGATCCACACCCACTCCACCCACCTGGTCGCGCTGACCCTGGCCGGTGTGTGGCAGCCCGACAGCATCCTGCCGCCGATCACGCCCTACTTCGTGATGAAGGTCGGCCGGGTGCCGCTGATCCCCTACCACCGGCCGGGCGATCCGGTGGTGGGCGAACTGGTGGCGCAGCGCATCGCCGCCGCGCAGCAGGCCGGGCGCGCGATCCGCGCGGTGATGCTGGATCGGCTGGGCCCCAACGTCTGGCACCGCTCGCCGGCCGAGGCCAGCGCGGTGCTGGAAGAGCTGGAAGAAACGGCGCGGCTGTGGCTGATGACCAAGCCCGAGCCGCTGTCCGAACACAGCATCGAGGAGCTGCGCGGCAGCTTCGGCGCGAGCTGGTAAGCCCCCGCCCCGGGCGCCTAGACGTCTTCGCGGAAATGGGGCCCCGGTCCCTCGCCCGCCAGCACATCGCCCGCATTGCGCAGCGGGCAGACCTTGAGCGAGAGACAGCCGCAGCCGATGCAGCCATCGAGCTGCGAACGCAGCTGCGTCAGCGTGTGGATGCGTTCGTCCAGCTCCGCGCGCCAGGCGGTGGACATGCGCCGCCAGTCCGCCCGCGTCGGGTTGCGCCCCACCGGCAGCCGCGCCAGCGCATCGGCGATCGCCTGCAGCGGCAATCCCATGCGCTGGGCCACCTTGATCACCGCCAGCCGGCGCAGCACCGCGCGTGGATAACGCCGCTGGTTGCCGGCATTGCGTTCGCTGTCGATCAGCCCGCGGCTTTCGTAGAAATGCAGGGCCGATACCGACAGGCCGCTGC contains the following coding sequences:
- a CDS encoding homoserine dehydrogenase yields the protein MNFELLFAAQSGKTVRYALTGAKGGFSRTLLAQTRRMPNLLPTVLCDLDLPGLRALCLELGYAESALLECADAAAVAAAPADAIVLVADVALIAHERYDILVEATGNPVIGYRIACSAIDAGRHVAMVSKEVDSVAGIAMSRRAAAKGVVYTTADGDQPANLIGWVSWARTLNLEIVAAGKSSEYDLVFDPATGDITQLDTTFACPAMGALMTLGADVPATVAARRAALAGRKTSATADYCEMSVVATNTGLVPDVELLHYPIARTAELADIYALKEDGGLLGRSGAIEVFNVLRTPDEASFAGGVFVVVKTFDSVTWELLRQKGHVVSRDGKYACMYLPYHFMGIETPISLLNAVLQGRASGSDKPTQCAILAGRATADIPAGTVLKMGGHHHDVTGVQAVLLPRTTAPADVAPLYLAAHATTARDIRAGELLVLGDLANAEPELLAAWQAGLQ
- a CDS encoding GntT/GntP/DsdX family permease, producing the protein MHSDLTTLLMAVGSIVVLIVLISKFKLNPFLALTLAAIGLGLASGATPNAVVDAFAKGVGGGLNKTGPVIGLGTLLGGILLGSGGADRIANAFLGGRPVQYVPWAICAAALLIGMPHLFDVSFIMLAPLVYTVAKRTGSHLLYVGLPLAAGLYVSHGLLPPHPAPTLAVSAYGANTGLTILYGLFIAIPTAVICGPLFTKFAARWFGPAPDLNAGPVGARETSAEELARVSLPASIVAVLLPPALMLIGTLGLANTAKGTGAWNFFSALNNPILSLLAAVIFAFFALGLRSGYSLEQVGKMASKGLAPLGAILLILGAGGGFKEMLTLIKVDALITHHASGWPVNPLILAWAIAALLRICIGSATVATVAATGIVAPLALAHPGLSPELLVLATASGAVMLSHVNDSGFWLFKEYFQLSVAQTFRTWTLMLSLQSFIGLAGVLLIEAFIA
- the otnK gene encoding 3-oxo-tetronate kinase; this translates as MAESRPVLGCIADDFTGATDLANNLVRGGMRTVQTIGVPADAAARVDADAIVVALKSRTTAPAEAVAESLAALQWLRAQGVEQVYFKYCSTFDSTAEGNIGPVTDALMEALGTGFTIATPAFPDNGRTVFKGHLFVGDQLLSDSGMRHHPLTPMTDANLVRVLQPQTRHPVGLVAYDVVARGEAAVRERFAALQAEGVKIAVVDAVSNHDLMTIGAAVKGMPLVTAGSGVAIGLPQNWPGFEGAQGSADRLPPASGQRAIVSGSCSLATNAQVAEFQKAGGASFAIDPLALAEGTDLVGQALAWAGRQLQEGPVLVYATAEPAAVKQVQAQLGVARAGAIVEEALSHIALGLVERGVRQLVVAGGETSGAVVQELGVQQMAIGPQIDPGVPWTAVQSPACPGETLHVTLKSGNFGTPDFFTKAFERLA
- a CDS encoding class II aldolase/adducin family protein, producing the protein MSDSKLREEICRVGASLYARGYVHATAGNISVRTEDGYLITPTDACLGALDPARLAAVDAQGVQTSGDRASKTLVLHRRIYGADPGAHCVIHTHSTHLVALTLAGVWQPDSILPPITPYFVMKVGRVPLIPYHRPGDPVVGELVAQRIAAAQQAGRAIRAVMLDRLGPNVWHRSPAEASAVLEELEETARLWLMTKPEPLSEHSIEELRGSFGASW
- the soxR gene encoding redox-sensitive transcriptional activator SoxR, which codes for MSLKPSRPTASERLTVGEAAARSGLSVSALHFYESRGLIDSERNAGNQRRYPRAVLRRLAVIKVAQRMGLPLQAIADALARLPVGRNPTRADWRRMSTAWRAELDERIHTLTQLRSQLDGCIGCGCLSLKVCPLRNAGDVLAGEGPGPHFREDV